In Halobacillus amylolyticus, the following proteins share a genomic window:
- a CDS encoding sugar ABC transporter permease, whose amino-acid sequence MNIKTQNIIRLTLSYVIIFTVIAIILYPVIWIIGSSLNPGNSLSGASMIPEDATLVHYKELFNLEESNYLLWYWNTVKICSITMVVAVTMISLMAYSFSRYRFLGRKYGLMTFLILQMIPNFAALIAIYVLALVTGLLDTHLALILIYVGGLLPMNTWLAKGYFDTIPKELDESARMDGAGHLRIFWQIVLPLAKPILAVVALFSFITPFTDFILAGIILSSDEKFTLAVGLYELVANDFGAEFTKFAAGSVLIAIPISLLFLSLQRYLISGLTAGGTKG is encoded by the coding sequence ATGAATATAAAAACTCAAAATATCATTCGACTTACGTTGTCTTACGTTATTATTTTCACGGTCATTGCGATTATTTTATATCCGGTCATCTGGATTATTGGCTCCTCGCTGAACCCCGGGAATAGTTTATCAGGTGCATCGATGATACCAGAGGATGCAACGCTTGTGCATTATAAGGAACTGTTTAATCTTGAAGAAAGTAATTACTTGCTTTGGTACTGGAACACGGTGAAAATATGCAGCATTACGATGGTTGTGGCAGTAACGATGATTTCCTTAATGGCTTATTCCTTTTCAAGGTATCGCTTTTTGGGCCGCAAGTATGGGTTAATGACATTTTTGATTTTACAAATGATCCCTAACTTTGCTGCGTTAATCGCTATCTATGTATTGGCGTTAGTCACCGGGTTGCTTGATACCCACTTAGCACTGATATTAATTTATGTCGGTGGTCTGTTACCGATGAACACATGGCTTGCTAAAGGTTACTTTGACACAATTCCAAAAGAGTTAGACGAGTCAGCAAGAATGGACGGAGCCGGGCATTTAAGAATCTTTTGGCAAATTGTTCTACCGCTTGCGAAGCCGATTCTTGCTGTCGTTGCACTGTTTAGCTTCATCACACCGTTTACTGACTTCATTCTTGCTGGGATTATTTTGTCATCTGATGAAAAGTTTACACTAGCAGTTGGTCTTTATGAATTAGTAGCCAATGACTTCGGAGCTGAATTTACGAAATTTGCGGCAGGTTCTGTGTTAATCGCCATTCCGATTTCACTATTGTTCCTGTCACTGCAACGCTACTTGATTTCAGGATTAACAGCCGGCGGAACGAAAGGTTAA